The Kitasatospora sp. NBC_00374 genome has a segment encoding these proteins:
- a CDS encoding M28 family metallopeptidase, producing the protein MNVRNRRAAAAALAVAALTAPLLLVGAGQASAADDYGHHDPAAKRAELLARDLVRHSGADDAYRTLKVLQRIADRNGGTRVAGSPGHQQSAEYVADQARRAGLKVSRHEFDYVFTQTLAQTLKVVSPEAEDLPVLAMTYSASTPVGGITAPLAVVPADATTGCEDTDYAAGAFTGKVALIKRGGCSFAIKQAAAAAAGAVGALVYNNAAGDLNGTLGDPEVAKVPTGGITQARGEALAAKAAAGPVAVALEIRTSHETRRTWNVIAETRGGDERNTVFVGAHLDSVLAGPGINDNGSGSAGILEVARELAGHQVKNKVRFAWWSAEEFGLVGSEKYVASLSEEERKKIKLYLNFDMIASPNPVRFVYDGDDSDHVGSGPGPEGSAQLERRINGYLDRRGLVHDGTDFTGRSDYGPFIAAGIPAGGTFTGAEGIKSDTQAARYGGQAGVAYDTCYHQACDTLKNLDLKVFDVNIDVIADSVGTYAWDLSSLSAPVAPEDTTGQPGSGGGLHEGHQEVTE; encoded by the coding sequence TTGAACGTACGGAACCGCCGCGCCGCCGCAGCCGCCCTCGCCGTGGCCGCGCTGACCGCGCCACTGCTGCTGGTCGGGGCAGGACAGGCGTCCGCCGCCGACGACTACGGCCACCACGACCCCGCCGCCAAACGGGCGGAGCTGCTCGCCCGGGACCTGGTCCGCCACAGCGGCGCCGACGACGCCTACCGGACGCTGAAGGTGCTCCAGCGGATCGCGGACCGCAACGGCGGCACCCGGGTCGCCGGGTCGCCCGGCCACCAGCAGTCGGCCGAGTACGTCGCCGACCAGGCCCGCCGGGCCGGACTCAAGGTCTCCAGGCACGAGTTCGACTACGTCTTCACGCAGACCCTGGCGCAGACCCTGAAGGTGGTCTCGCCCGAGGCCGAGGACCTGCCGGTGCTCGCGATGACCTACTCGGCCTCCACCCCGGTCGGCGGCATCACGGCCCCGCTCGCGGTCGTCCCCGCGGACGCCACCACCGGCTGCGAGGACACCGACTACGCGGCGGGTGCCTTCACCGGCAAGGTCGCACTGATCAAGCGGGGCGGCTGCAGCTTCGCGATCAAGCAGGCCGCGGCCGCGGCGGCGGGTGCGGTCGGCGCCCTCGTCTACAACAACGCGGCCGGCGACCTGAACGGCACCCTGGGCGACCCCGAGGTGGCCAAGGTCCCGACCGGTGGGATCACCCAGGCCCGCGGCGAGGCACTGGCCGCGAAGGCGGCGGCCGGACCGGTCGCGGTGGCGCTGGAGATCCGTACCTCCCACGAGACCCGCCGGACCTGGAACGTCATCGCCGAGACCCGTGGCGGCGACGAGCGCAACACCGTCTTCGTCGGCGCCCATCTCGACTCGGTGCTGGCCGGCCCCGGCATCAACGACAACGGCTCCGGTTCGGCGGGCATCCTGGAGGTGGCCAGGGAGCTGGCGGGGCACCAGGTGAAGAACAAAGTGCGGTTCGCCTGGTGGTCCGCCGAGGAGTTCGGCCTGGTGGGCTCGGAGAAGTACGTGGCGTCGCTGTCCGAGGAGGAGCGCAAGAAGATCAAGCTCTACCTCAACTTCGACATGATCGCCTCGCCGAACCCGGTGCGCTTCGTCTACGACGGCGACGACTCCGACCACGTCGGTTCCGGCCCCGGCCCGGAGGGCTCCGCCCAGCTGGAGCGCCGGATCAACGGCTACCTGGACCGCCGCGGCCTGGTCCACGACGGCACCGACTTCACCGGCCGGTCCGACTACGGCCCGTTCATCGCGGCCGGGATCCCGGCGGGCGGCACCTTCACCGGGGCGGAGGGCATCAAGTCCGACACCCAGGCGGCCCGGTACGGCGGCCAGGCCGGGGTGGCCTACGACACGTGCTACCACCAGGCCTGCGACACCCTGAAGAACCTGGACCTCAAGGTCTTCGACGTCAACATCGACGTCATCGCGGACTCCGTCGGCACCTACGCCTGGGACCTCTCCTCACTGTCGGCCCCGGTCGCGCCCGAGGACACCACCGGGCAGCCGGGCAGCGGCGGCGGCCTGCACGAGGGGCACCAGGAGGTCACCGAGTAG
- a CDS encoding aspartate aminotransferase family protein, which produces MSEDFRSAARAAAELVSDYLDGLPGRPVWQPMDPAERKDLLELELPEHGTALDELLAVIGDRVMPAPMGNGSPRFFGWVNSAPQPAGVLATLAASAMNPSSAGGDHADVHLERAVVRWIAELVGFPHPAGGGILTSGTSMATVLCLAAARNRAARRAGHDLRLDGLSGLPPMVGYVTGETHSCVRKAAELLGLGSRHLRTLATDAEGRLDTAALRTAVAEDRAAGRLPFLVVASAGTVGTGAVDAFHPIADLCAEEGLWMHVDGAYGAFGVLDDTIAHRYAGMDRADSLALDPHKWLGVPVDCGCALVRDTEALRSTFSLVPSYLRDEEAGELGWFSEYGMEQTRPFRSLKVWATIAHRGRAGISADIARCTALARRLGELVTADPELELLAPVETSIVAFRYRPAGLTEAELDALNGRLPVAVQQRGRVFVTGALLQGREMLRACLLNAATTGDDLRLLLAEVRAAGAELTGHRATG; this is translated from the coding sequence ATGAGCGAGGACTTCCGCAGCGCGGCCCGAGCGGCCGCCGAGCTGGTCTCCGACTACCTCGACGGGCTGCCGGGCCGCCCGGTCTGGCAGCCGATGGACCCGGCCGAGCGGAAGGACCTGCTGGAGCTGGAGCTGCCCGAACACGGCACCGCCCTGGACGAGCTGCTCGCGGTGATCGGCGACCGGGTGATGCCCGCTCCCATGGGCAACGGCAGCCCCCGATTCTTCGGCTGGGTCAACTCCGCCCCGCAGCCCGCCGGGGTGCTGGCCACCCTGGCGGCGTCCGCGATGAACCCCAGCTCGGCCGGCGGCGACCACGCCGACGTCCACCTGGAGCGGGCCGTGGTCCGCTGGATCGCCGAACTGGTCGGCTTCCCGCACCCGGCCGGTGGCGGCATCCTCACCTCCGGCACCTCGATGGCCACCGTCCTCTGTCTGGCCGCCGCCCGGAACCGCGCCGCCCGCCGGGCCGGCCACGACCTGCGCCTGGACGGCCTCAGCGGCCTGCCCCCGATGGTCGGCTACGTCACCGGCGAGACCCACTCCTGTGTCCGCAAGGCCGCCGAACTGCTCGGGCTCGGCAGCCGCCACCTGCGCACCCTCGCCACCGACGCCGAGGGCCGGCTGGACACCGCCGCCCTGCGCACCGCCGTCGCCGAGGACCGGGCGGCCGGGCGGCTGCCGTTCCTCGTGGTCGCCTCGGCCGGCACGGTCGGCACCGGCGCCGTCGACGCCTTCCACCCGATCGCCGACCTGTGCGCCGAGGAGGGCCTGTGGATGCACGTCGACGGCGCGTACGGCGCGTTCGGCGTGCTGGACGACACCATCGCGCACCGCTACGCCGGCATGGACCGGGCCGACTCGCTCGCCCTCGACCCGCACAAGTGGCTCGGCGTGCCGGTGGACTGCGGCTGCGCGCTGGTCCGGGACACCGAGGCGCTGCGCTCCACCTTCAGCCTGGTCCCCTCCTACCTGCGCGACGAGGAGGCCGGCGAGCTCGGCTGGTTCTCCGAGTACGGCATGGAGCAGACCCGCCCGTTCCGCTCGCTCAAGGTCTGGGCCACCATCGCGCACCGCGGCCGGGCGGGCATCTCCGCCGACATCGCCCGCTGCACCGCGCTGGCCCGGCGGCTCGGCGAGCTGGTGACGGCGGACCCGGAGCTGGAGCTGCTGGCACCCGTGGAGACCTCGATCGTCGCCTTCCGGTACCGCCCGGCCGGCCTCACCGAGGCCGAGCTGGACGCCCTCAACGGCCGGCTGCCGGTCGCGGTCCAGCAGCGCGGCCGGGTCTTCGTCACCGGGGCCCTGCTGCAGGGCCGCGAGATGCTGCGGGCCTGCCTGCTGAACGCCGCCACCACCGGGGACGACCTGCGTCTGCTGCTGGCCGAAGTCCGCGCCGCCGGAGCCGAGCTGACGGGGCACCGGGCGACCGGCTGA
- a CDS encoding 6-phosphofructokinase, whose protein sequence is MRIGVLTSGGDCPGLNAVIRSVVHRGVVDHGDEIIGFQDGWRGLLEGVHRPLTLDSVSGILAQGGTILGSSRVQPSHLRDGVERAKKHCQDLGIDAVIPIGGEGTLKAAKLMSDGGLPVVGVPKTIDNDIACTDVTFGFDTAVSVATDALDRLKTTAESHQRVMVVEVMGRHTGWIALNAGMAAGAHAIVVPERPFHIDKLTEVVRERFERGKKFAIVVCAEGAKPEPGTMHWEEGTRDIYGHERFTGIATQLSGELEHRLGKEARPVILGHTQRGGTPTAYDRVLATRFGWHAVEAAHKGAFGHITALQGTEIKLVPLGEAVAELKTVPTERYIEAETVI, encoded by the coding sequence ATGCGTATTGGTGTCCTGACCAGCGGCGGTGACTGCCCCGGCCTGAACGCCGTGATCCGTTCCGTGGTCCACCGGGGGGTGGTCGACCACGGCGACGAGATCATCGGGTTCCAGGACGGCTGGCGCGGCCTCCTCGAAGGCGTCCACCGGCCCCTGACCCTCGACTCGGTGAGCGGCATCCTCGCCCAGGGCGGCACGATACTGGGCTCCTCTCGGGTCCAGCCGAGCCACCTGCGCGACGGTGTCGAGCGGGCCAAGAAGCACTGCCAGGACCTCGGCATCGACGCGGTCATCCCGATCGGCGGCGAGGGCACCCTCAAGGCCGCCAAGCTGATGAGCGACGGCGGACTGCCGGTCGTCGGCGTGCCGAAGACCATCGACAACGACATCGCCTGCACCGACGTCACCTTCGGCTTCGACACGGCCGTCTCGGTGGCCACCGACGCACTGGACCGGCTGAAGACCACCGCCGAGTCCCACCAGCGGGTCATGGTGGTCGAGGTGATGGGCCGGCACACCGGCTGGATCGCGCTCAACGCGGGCATGGCCGCCGGCGCCCACGCGATCGTGGTGCCGGAGCGCCCGTTCCACATCGACAAGCTCACCGAGGTCGTCCGCGAGCGCTTCGAGCGTGGCAAGAAGTTCGCCATCGTGGTCTGCGCCGAGGGCGCCAAGCCCGAGCCCGGCACCATGCACTGGGAAGAGGGCACCCGGGACATCTACGGCCACGAGCGGTTCACCGGCATCGCCACCCAGCTCTCCGGCGAGCTGGAGCACCGCCTCGGCAAGGAGGCCCGCCCGGTGATCCTCGGCCACACCCAGCGCGGCGGCACCCCCACCGCGTACGACCGGGTGCTGGCCACCCGCTTCGGGTGGCACGCCGTGGAGGCCGCCCACAAGGGTGCCTTCGGGCACATCACGGCGCTGCAGGGCACCGAGATCAAGCTGGTCCCGCTGGGCGAGGCCGTCGCCGAGCTGAAGACCGTGCCGACCGAGCGCTACATCGAGGCCGAGACCGTCATCTGA
- a CDS encoding GNAT family N-acetyltransferase has translation MDHSTPTLPSTPSRAQRRGTRHHRWRRDTVELAAVFLAVASADLVANVVVHGHDGPVLLAASAAALLATALFHSWWAHRHPHGLPSPDTPAPPGDAAVTGPLDEFEAAALWRIRTTVEDSPGSLGRICTALAGQGVNIVSMQAHPLPTGAVDEFFVRAPRSLGRAELTAVVAAAGGHDIWTDRADAHDLVDAPTHVLALATRTALDAAELPVALRQLFGRCAIRQYPAAGAATPAGVDGHVMRLPVPSGDLIELSRPHLPFTPTEFARAQALVELDSLLGPRVPKVEARLTLPAGADLTVRRAEPADKAAALEMHRRCSPDTLRKRYHGPVRDADRYLDHLLDPRHGQTLAVETADGRIVALAHLLWDDDGAEVALLVEDAWQRRGLGVDLLRRMAALALEAGVPTVYAVTHASNGGLIATMRRLSAPLDYQVEDGTLVITAHLAEATEQLPTPWPSRPGR, from the coding sequence ATGGACCATTCGACGCCCACCCTGCCCTCCACCCCCTCCCGCGCCCAGCGCCGCGGCACCCGGCACCACCGCTGGCGCAGAGACACCGTCGAGCTGGCCGCGGTCTTCCTGGCCGTCGCCTCCGCGGACCTGGTCGCCAACGTCGTGGTGCACGGCCACGACGGGCCGGTGCTGCTGGCCGCCTCGGCCGCCGCACTGCTCGCCACGGCGCTGTTCCACAGCTGGTGGGCACACCGGCACCCGCACGGGCTGCCCTCGCCCGACACCCCCGCACCACCCGGGGACGCCGCGGTGACCGGGCCGCTGGACGAGTTCGAGGCCGCCGCGCTGTGGCGGATCCGCACCACCGTCGAGGACTCCCCCGGCAGCCTGGGCCGGATCTGCACGGCGCTGGCCGGGCAGGGCGTGAACATCGTCTCGATGCAGGCGCACCCGCTGCCCACCGGGGCGGTGGACGAGTTCTTCGTCCGCGCCCCACGGTCCCTCGGCCGGGCCGAGCTGACCGCCGTCGTGGCCGCCGCCGGCGGACACGACATCTGGACCGACCGGGCCGACGCGCACGACCTGGTCGACGCGCCCACCCATGTGCTGGCCCTGGCCACCAGGACGGCCCTGGACGCCGCCGAACTGCCGGTCGCGCTGCGGCAGCTGTTCGGCCGGTGCGCGATCCGGCAGTACCCGGCCGCCGGCGCCGCAACCCCCGCCGGGGTGGACGGGCACGTGATGCGGCTGCCGGTGCCGTCCGGTGACCTGATCGAGCTCAGCCGGCCGCACCTGCCGTTCACCCCGACCGAGTTCGCCCGGGCCCAGGCCCTGGTCGAGCTGGACAGCCTGCTGGGCCCGCGGGTGCCCAAGGTGGAGGCACGGCTCACCCTGCCCGCGGGGGCAGACCTGACGGTCCGCCGGGCCGAGCCCGCCGACAAGGCCGCCGCGCTGGAGATGCACCGGCGCTGCTCCCCCGACACCCTGCGCAAGCGTTACCACGGCCCGGTCCGGGACGCCGACCGCTACCTGGACCACCTGCTCGACCCCCGGCACGGCCAGACCCTCGCGGTCGAGACGGCGGACGGCCGGATCGTCGCGCTGGCCCACCTGCTCTGGGACGACGACGGGGCCGAGGTGGCCCTGCTGGTCGAGGACGCCTGGCAGCGGCGCGGCCTCGGCGTCGACCTGCTGCGGCGGATGGCCGCCCTCGCCCTGGAGGCCGGGGTGCCGACGGTCTACGCCGTCACCCACGCCTCCAACGGCGGCCTGATCGCCACCATGCGGCGGCTGTCCGCGCCGCTGGACTACCAGGTCGAGGACGGCACACTGGTGATCACCGCGCACCTCGCGGAGGCCACCGAGCAGCTGCCCACCCCCTGGCCCAGCCGCCCCGGCCGCTGA
- a CDS encoding type 1 glutamine amidotransferase, with the protein MSESSLRVVWVYPDLLSTYGDRGNALVVERRARQRGLGVTRIDVRSDQAVPTSGDIYLIGGGEDRPQRLAAERLRNDGGLQRAAENGAIIFSVCAGYQILGREFINDLGEREPGLDLLDVWTTRGEGARCVGDVLASVDPQLGLPQLTGFENHQGITHLGQGVKPFASVQVGRGNGTGDGTEGAWRDTVFGTYLHGPVLARNPAVADMLIKLALDVNALPPADTTWYDALRAERIAATSRPA; encoded by the coding sequence ATGAGCGAGAGCAGCCTGCGGGTGGTCTGGGTCTATCCCGACCTCCTGAGCACCTACGGCGACCGCGGCAACGCGCTGGTCGTCGAGCGCCGGGCCCGCCAGCGCGGGCTCGGGGTGACCCGGATCGACGTCCGCTCCGACCAGGCGGTGCCCACCAGCGGGGACATCTACCTGATCGGCGGCGGTGAGGACCGCCCGCAGCGGCTGGCCGCCGAGCGGCTGCGCAACGACGGCGGCCTGCAGCGCGCCGCCGAGAACGGCGCGATCATCTTCTCGGTCTGCGCCGGTTACCAGATCCTCGGCCGCGAGTTCATCAACGACCTCGGCGAGCGCGAGCCGGGCCTGGACCTGCTCGACGTCTGGACCACCCGCGGCGAGGGCGCCCGCTGCGTCGGCGACGTGCTGGCGAGCGTCGACCCGCAGCTCGGCCTGCCGCAGCTGACCGGCTTCGAGAACCACCAGGGCATCACCCACCTCGGCCAGGGAGTCAAGCCGTTCGCGTCGGTCCAGGTCGGCCGGGGCAACGGCACCGGCGACGGCACCGAGGGTGCCTGGCGGGACACCGTCTTCGGCACCTACCTGCACGGCCCGGTGCTGGCCCGCAACCCCGCCGTCGCGGACATGCTGATCAAGCTGGCGCTGGACGTGAACGCCCTCCCGCCGGCCGACACCACCTGGTACGACGCGCTGCGGGCCGAGCGGATCGCCGCCACCAGCCGCCCCGCGTAG
- a CDS encoding MurT ligase domain-containing protein, translated as MPGTDSEATGARDASLPARAKIAVTAGRMAAALSQKAGRGSGSVIGGKVALKLDPDLLATLADHLDVVLVSATNGKTTTTRLIAEALRAAGPVVSNALGANMPAGITAALAGGSDARFGVIEVDEKYLPMVARDTRPKAIALLNLSRDQLDRAAETRMMAEKWREGLKDTDAVIIANADDPLVTWAASSCKKVVWVAAGQAWKEDAWSCPSCGGVMQRPGDDWFCQDCGFRRPNPHWALQGTHVIDPHRGAWPIQLQLPGRANLANATSSAAVAAVFGVAPQVALQRMQSVAAVAGRYDVVSYLGREVRLLLAKNPAGWLETFSLIDGPPAPVVLSVNAMDADGTDTSWLWDVDYERLSGHPIFVMGQRKLDLAVRLEVAGLHFQVVDSLEEAVRVAPAGRIEAIANYTAFQQLRKAVVS; from the coding sequence ATGCCAGGCACCGATTCGGAAGCCACGGGCGCGCGCGACGCCTCGCTGCCCGCCCGCGCCAAGATCGCCGTGACGGCCGGCCGGATGGCCGCTGCCCTCTCCCAGAAGGCGGGCCGCGGCAGTGGCTCGGTGATCGGCGGCAAGGTAGCTCTCAAGCTCGACCCCGACCTGCTCGCGACCCTCGCCGACCACCTCGACGTGGTCCTGGTCAGCGCGACCAACGGCAAGACCACCACGACCCGGCTGATCGCCGAGGCGCTGCGCGCCGCCGGCCCGGTCGTCTCCAACGCTCTGGGCGCCAACATGCCGGCCGGCATCACCGCCGCCCTGGCCGGCGGCTCGGACGCGCGGTTCGGTGTCATCGAGGTCGACGAGAAGTACCTGCCGATGGTCGCCCGGGACACCCGCCCCAAGGCCATAGCGCTGCTCAACCTCTCCCGCGACCAGCTCGACCGCGCCGCCGAGACGCGGATGATGGCCGAGAAGTGGCGCGAGGGGCTCAAGGACACCGACGCGGTGATCATCGCGAACGCGGACGACCCGCTGGTGACCTGGGCCGCCTCCTCCTGCAAGAAGGTGGTCTGGGTGGCCGCCGGACAGGCCTGGAAGGAGGACGCCTGGTCCTGCCCGTCCTGCGGCGGTGTGATGCAGCGCCCGGGCGACGACTGGTTCTGCCAGGACTGCGGCTTCCGCCGTCCCAACCCGCACTGGGCGCTCCAGGGCACCCACGTGATCGACCCGCACCGCGGTGCCTGGCCGATCCAGCTCCAGCTGCCCGGCCGCGCCAACCTGGCCAACGCCACCAGCTCGGCCGCGGTGGCCGCCGTCTTCGGCGTCGCCCCGCAGGTCGCCCTGCAGCGGATGCAGTCCGTGGCCGCCGTGGCCGGCCGCTACGACGTGGTCTCCTACCTGGGCCGCGAGGTCCGGCTGCTGCTCGCCAAGAACCCGGCCGGCTGGCTGGAGACGTTCTCGCTGATCGACGGCCCGCCGGCCCCGGTGGTGCTCTCCGTGAACGCGATGGACGCCGACGGCACCGACACCTCGTGGCTGTGGGACGTCGACTACGAGCGGCTGTCCGGCCACCCGATCTTCGTGATGGGCCAGCGCAAGCTGGACCTGGCCGTCCGGCTGGAGGTCGCGGGTCTGCACTTCCAGGTCGTGGACAGCCTGGAGGAGGCCGTCCGGGTCGCCCCGGCCGGTCGCATCGAGGCGATCGCCAACTACACCGCGTTCCAGCAGCTGCGCAAGGCGGTGGTGAGCTGA